The following are from one region of the Planctomycetaceae bacterium genome:
- a CDS encoding DctP family TRAP transporter solute-binding subunit, whose amino-acid sequence MRLHLTILALAMMPAGCETAGSEPRGATIHWRFAIEEPVGSVQHAYAERFRELIEQRSDGAIRVTVYPYGTLGTSDQITELVDMNVVQFAMASPGHLGKLIPEVQVFLLHFLFSDDEQFNNQLLNDDPDLSRVFQELYAARNLQLLSIWSEGWQVWTTKTPVAAPSDFRGMKFRVMTSPLLLAAYNAYGASATPLPYSEVYSALQLNMIEGQENPVFAIQEMSFHEVTDYMIFPYHAPFITTTVTNREFFESLPPEQSRLIEEVADELNEYILQVQQTYNRERLQMIRDKRPDLTIVEGLSDEQRMQFRSASQPVYEQFVEIAGGRARDVLDLVQQKVAAHDFANAGDLPQP is encoded by the coding sequence ATGCGATTGCATTTGACGATTCTGGCGCTGGCGATGATGCCGGCCGGGTGTGAGACGGCCGGTTCAGAGCCGCGCGGTGCGACGATTCACTGGCGATTCGCGATCGAAGAGCCGGTCGGCAGCGTTCAGCACGCATACGCCGAACGATTTCGCGAACTGATTGAGCAACGTTCCGACGGCGCCATTCGTGTGACCGTCTATCCGTACGGAACACTGGGAACCTCCGACCAGATCACGGAACTGGTCGACATGAATGTTGTGCAGTTCGCGATGGCCTCACCCGGCCATCTGGGAAAATTGATTCCCGAGGTCCAGGTCTTCCTGCTGCATTTCCTGTTTTCCGATGATGAGCAGTTCAACAACCAGCTGCTGAACGACGATCCGGACCTGAGCCGCGTGTTTCAGGAACTCTACGCCGCCCGAAATCTGCAGTTGCTGTCAATCTGGTCAGAAGGCTGGCAGGTATGGACCACGAAGACGCCGGTGGCGGCACCGAGCGACTTTCGCGGAATGAAGTTTCGTGTGATGACGTCGCCACTGCTGCTGGCCGCGTACAACGCGTACGGAGCCAGCGCGACACCGCTGCCGTATTCCGAGGTCTACAGCGCGCTGCAGTTGAACATGATCGAAGGTCAGGAAAACCCGGTCTTCGCAATTCAGGAAATGAGTTTCCACGAAGTCACCGATTACATGATCTTTCCGTATCACGCGCCATTCATCACGACGACCGTCACCAATCGCGAGTTCTTCGAATCGCTGCCGCCAGAACAGTCCCGGCTGATTGAAGAGGTTGCCGACGAACTGAACGAATACATCCTGCAGGTTCAGCAGACGTACAATCGGGAGCGTCTGCAGATGATTCGCGACAAGCGGCCGGACCTGACAATCGTTGAAGGTCTGTCGGACGAGCAGCGAATGCAGTTTCGCAGCGCCAGTCAGCCTGTGTACGAACAATTTGTCGAAATCGCCGGCGGGCGTGCTCGCGACGTGCTGGACCTGGTCCAGCAGAAGGTCGCCGCACACGATTTCGCAAATGCCGGCGATCTGCCGCAGCCGTGA
- a CDS encoding family 10 glycosylhydrolase, producing the protein MTELLRRCRPTLTCCVSLVVAVSAMSAIGAEPSIRDRRVLYNFDGDSCLWTKANSKGPVALTVDDVKHLIEEVAYEGSRVDTILVCIDAQVMYYPTKVGTMRGTLSTDEERESWPDSEKQRFENMKNFFDAGHDPYAIMLEEAKRRGLEALLTFRMNDDHGNDFLQTRFLKDHPEWRLGTERYRGAGALDFGREEVREYVFRLLEEAVRRYDSDGLELDFNRFPAFFKSGTTDERVAMMNSLVRRVRDMLDEVGRERGRRLILSVRVPSNYGRTPPTPQTAREIGCDVPAWAASGWVDFVTVSEFLFERGDLPIGEWKQAITNVPVYGGIECTRGSGQDNLTGDEYQSASDNLIEQGADGVYLFNFFTSRERGKDASEPPFEVLSRLSVAASE; encoded by the coding sequence ATGACTGAACTGCTCCGAAGATGTCGTCCGACGTTGACATGTTGCGTGTCTCTCGTCGTCGCCGTGTCCGCGATGTCCGCCATCGGTGCGGAACCGTCCATTCGCGACCGGCGCGTGCTGTACAACTTCGACGGAGATTCGTGCCTGTGGACGAAAGCGAACAGCAAGGGCCCCGTCGCCCTGACCGTCGACGACGTAAAACATCTGATCGAAGAAGTCGCCTACGAAGGCAGTCGCGTCGACACGATTCTGGTCTGCATTGACGCGCAGGTGATGTACTACCCGACCAAAGTCGGCACGATGCGGGGGACTCTTTCGACGGACGAAGAGCGAGAGTCCTGGCCCGATTCGGAAAAACAGCGGTTCGAGAACATGAAGAACTTCTTCGACGCCGGCCACGATCCCTACGCGATCATGCTTGAAGAAGCAAAGCGGCGTGGCCTGGAAGCCCTGCTGACGTTTCGCATGAACGATGACCACGGCAACGACTTTCTGCAAACCAGGTTTCTGAAGGATCACCCGGAGTGGCGGCTGGGAACAGAACGCTACCGCGGCGCAGGAGCACTGGATTTCGGTCGCGAAGAAGTTCGCGAGTACGTGTTTCGTCTGCTGGAAGAAGCCGTGCGACGCTATGACAGCGATGGCCTGGAACTGGACTTCAACCGCTTTCCGGCATTCTTCAAAAGCGGCACAACCGACGAACGTGTGGCGATGATGAATTCACTCGTCAGGCGTGTTCGTGACATGCTGGACGAAGTCGGCCGGGAGCGGGGACGTCGGCTGATTCTGTCGGTGCGAGTACCGTCGAACTACGGTCGCACGCCGCCAACACCGCAAACCGCGCGCGAAATCGGCTGCGACGTTCCGGCATGGGCCGCCAGCGGCTGGGTCGATTTTGTCACGGTGTCCGAATTCCTGTTCGAACGCGGTGACCTGCCGATCGGCGAATGGAAACAGGCCATCACAAACGTTCCCGTCTACGGCGGCATCGAATGCACGCGCGGCAGCGGTCAGGACAATCTCACCGGCGACGAATACCAATCCGCGTCTGACAACCTGATCGAACAGGGAGCGGACGGCGTCTATCTGTTCAACTTCTTCACCTCGCGAGAACGGGGCAAAGACGCCAGCGAACCGCCGTTCGAGGTGCTCAGCCGCCTTTCGGTGGCCGCCAGCGAGTAA
- a CDS encoding hemerythrin domain-containing protein, with translation MRDDILRSDLSQFVQEHEHLASRIGELRTWIGEVSELGIPRFGEMGDRLRPLHHELRSHFEHEEKQGYLSDALTVAPDLANSTQGLVLEHSQLLKQLDVLVDRLHQSEPPFDSWQQACAELDTVLDLLNQHETQELSILAAAVNHQDGCDGR, from the coding sequence ATGCGAGACGACATACTTCGAAGCGATCTCAGCCAATTCGTGCAGGAACATGAACACCTGGCATCAAGGATCGGTGAGTTGCGAACGTGGATCGGCGAAGTGAGCGAACTCGGCATACCGCGCTTCGGCGAAATGGGGGACCGTTTGCGGCCACTGCATCACGAACTTCGCAGTCACTTCGAGCACGAAGAAAAGCAGGGCTACCTGTCGGATGCCTTGACGGTGGCGCCGGACCTCGCGAACAGCACGCAGGGACTGGTGCTGGAACATTCACAACTGCTGAAGCAACTGGATGTCCTGGTTGATCGCCTTCATCAGTCCGAGCCGCCATTCGACAGTTGGCAGCAGGCATGCGCCGAACTGGACACAGTGCTGGATTTGCTGAATCAACATGAAACCCAGGAACTTTCAATTCTGGCGGCAGCGGTAAACCACCAGGACGGCTGCGACGGCAGGTAG
- a CDS encoding DCC1-like thiol-disulfide oxidoreductase family protein — protein sequence MPEPNVVTDAPDNTAAVDPSQPVVFFDGVCGLCNRTVNFLLARDTRRRLKFAPLQGSTARAVLPADVRSSLDTLVLAHRGRLFYRSTAVVRTLMLLTGVWHVVGWLLWLIPSPLRNAGYRMVSALRYRIWGRTEACRLPTPEERSQFLE from the coding sequence ATGCCTGAACCAAACGTCGTGACCGATGCTCCTGACAACACAGCCGCTGTTGATCCTTCGCAGCCTGTCGTGTTCTTTGATGGAGTCTGCGGGCTGTGCAATCGGACCGTGAACTTCCTGCTGGCCCGTGATACCCGGCGACGCCTGAAGTTCGCGCCGCTGCAGGGCTCCACGGCACGCGCGGTTCTGCCGGCCGACGTTCGCAGTTCACTGGATACGCTCGTCCTGGCACATCGCGGACGGCTGTTCTATCGATCGACGGCTGTGGTCCGAACACTGATGTTGCTGACGGGAGTCTGGCACGTCGTCGGCTGGCTGTTGTGGCTCATTCCGTCGCCGCTGCGAAACGCTGGCTACCGCATGGTGTCTGCGCTTCGTTATCGAATCTGGGGCAGAACCGAAGCCTGCCGTCTGCCAACACCCGAAGAACGCAGCCAGTTCCTCGAATAG
- a CDS encoding acyl-[ACP]--phospholipid O-acyltransferase encodes MTESLAESAESPRRMASASFCGFLAMSFLTAVNDNMFRWLIIPIAKQQFLAGKDVAGEAAQQQESLVLSLGLGCFILPFVVFAPWSGWVADKFSKRSSTIALKIAEVVLVSIGLWTIHSGSVPAMFTVLFLIGAQSALLSTAKFGIIPELVSRSAISAANGLVALATLVAVIFGTIAGNWLATETQADAARGLLISAVALVTVAVLGVVGAVLIGRVPAANPTLAFPWNVVRFSWRDLKLVMQNKAILRVTLGITFFWALASLAQMNIDTFVIHQLHLKQRDVGLFLAVLSIGVGTGSVLAGWWSGGRVELGMVPLGALVMAAACILLFFCRQSPVLTGVMLASIGLGGGLFNVPLNAYIQERSPHKSLGAILAVGNQLTALGMLVVAGLFWLLRNPLGLSAASIFLVSGLGIIPILVYAVWLIPQATIRFVVWLLSCTVYRVRTYGIENIPERGPALLVANHVTWIDGVMLLLASSRNIRMIAYADYVSGPLMGRISKLFGIIPIRSGDGPRALIQSLNTARDALKNGELVCIFAEGRISRTGQLLKFERGMLTILKGTDAPVVPVYLDELWGSIFSYRGGRFLWKRPRNWPYPVSISFGTPIEHVTDVSVVRNAVLALSAESLERRKERTMIPACRFIRQCRLAWNRVKVADSAGTELTGGRLLAGSLAFHKLLTTSVLKPDADMVGLLLPPSVGGILANTALTLAGKVTVNLNYTLTEDTINYCIRLAGVKQVLTSRRFLEKKPLNLDAELIYLEDIREQISGVAKAVAMAKARLMPAGMLVGSMGLNKVGPDDLMTIIFTSGSTGEPKGVMLSNNNIVSNIDGVNQLLNLTSNDVLLGVLPFFHSFGFTVTMWLPLCAEPGVVFHFNPLDGRTVGKLCEKHNVTILCATPTFLRTYLKRCELDQMKSVNLAIVGAEKMPPELRDAWKAKFGYEPTEGYGTTELSPAAAFNVPDNRIGDDLQGTSGTKAGTVGRVLPGCAAAVFHPETGEQLSTNQEGLIRIKGPNVMLGYLNQPDKTAEVLKDGWYDTGDIGRIDDDGFIEITGRQSRFSKIGGEMVPHIRIEQEITRIIDEDDTDEPEILCAVTSVPDEKKGERLVVLHKPMRISVNEILNELKKSDMPNLWLPSSDSFVEVSELPLLGTGKLDLQAVKQKALERFVAAKE; translated from the coding sequence ATGACGGAATCGCTCGCCGAATCTGCCGAATCGCCTCGTCGCATGGCATCCGCTTCGTTCTGCGGATTTCTGGCGATGAGCTTTCTGACGGCGGTCAATGACAACATGTTTCGCTGGCTGATCATTCCGATCGCCAAGCAGCAGTTTCTGGCGGGGAAGGATGTCGCGGGCGAGGCCGCTCAGCAGCAGGAATCGCTGGTGCTGTCGCTGGGACTGGGCTGCTTCATTCTGCCGTTTGTGGTGTTTGCTCCGTGGTCCGGCTGGGTGGCGGACAAATTCAGCAAACGCAGTTCGACGATTGCCCTGAAGATTGCCGAAGTTGTGCTGGTATCGATCGGGCTGTGGACGATTCACTCCGGCAGCGTGCCCGCGATGTTCACAGTGTTGTTTTTGATCGGTGCCCAAAGCGCTCTGCTGAGTACCGCGAAGTTCGGAATTATCCCGGAACTGGTTTCCCGCAGCGCGATTTCCGCGGCGAACGGGCTGGTGGCTCTGGCGACTCTGGTGGCGGTGATTTTCGGGACGATCGCCGGCAACTGGCTGGCGACGGAAACTCAGGCCGACGCCGCACGGGGCCTGCTGATCTCTGCCGTCGCGCTGGTGACGGTGGCCGTGCTGGGAGTGGTCGGCGCGGTGCTGATCGGACGTGTGCCGGCAGCCAACCCGACGCTGGCGTTTCCGTGGAATGTCGTCCGCTTCTCATGGCGAGATCTGAAGCTGGTGATGCAGAACAAGGCAATTCTTCGCGTCACGCTGGGGATCACATTCTTCTGGGCACTGGCTTCGCTGGCGCAGATGAATATCGACACGTTCGTGATTCATCAGCTTCACCTGAAACAGCGCGACGTGGGCCTGTTTCTGGCGGTGCTTTCGATCGGCGTCGGCACGGGAAGCGTTCTGGCCGGATGGTGGTCCGGCGGCCGGGTCGAATTGGGAATGGTGCCGCTGGGAGCTCTGGTGATGGCAGCGGCCTGCATCCTGCTGTTCTTCTGTCGCCAGTCGCCCGTGCTGACCGGTGTCATGCTGGCATCCATTGGTCTGGGAGGCGGTCTGTTTAACGTGCCGCTGAACGCGTACATCCAGGAACGAAGTCCGCACAAATCTCTGGGAGCGATCCTGGCCGTTGGCAATCAGTTGACGGCTCTGGGGATGCTGGTGGTGGCGGGATTGTTCTGGCTGCTGCGAAATCCACTGGGCCTCTCAGCGGCGTCGATCTTTCTGGTTTCCGGTCTGGGCATCATTCCCATTCTGGTTTACGCCGTCTGGCTTATTCCTCAGGCGACAATTCGATTCGTGGTGTGGCTGCTGAGTTGCACCGTCTACCGCGTTCGTACGTACGGCATCGAGAACATTCCGGAACGTGGACCGGCACTGCTGGTGGCCAATCACGTCACCTGGATCGACGGAGTGATGCTGCTGCTGGCGAGTTCCCGCAACATTCGGATGATTGCCTACGCCGACTATGTCAGCGGGCCGCTGATGGGGCGCATTTCGAAACTGTTCGGCATTATTCCGATTCGCAGCGGCGATGGCCCGCGGGCCCTGATTCAGTCGCTGAACACGGCTCGCGACGCATTGAAAAACGGCGAACTGGTCTGCATCTTCGCCGAAGGCCGCATCAGTCGCACGGGCCAGCTGCTGAAGTTTGAACGCGGGATGCTGACAATTCTGAAAGGCACGGACGCTCCCGTGGTCCCGGTCTATCTGGACGAGCTTTGGGGGAGTATCTTTAGCTATCGGGGCGGGCGGTTTCTGTGGAAAAGGCCGCGCAACTGGCCGTACCCGGTTTCCATCAGTTTCGGAACACCCATCGAACACGTGACTGACGTCAGCGTTGTTCGCAATGCCGTGCTGGCACTGAGCGCTGAGTCGCTCGAACGCAGAAAGGAACGCACCATGATTCCGGCTTGCCGATTTATCCGCCAGTGTCGGCTGGCATGGAACCGCGTCAAAGTTGCGGATTCCGCCGGAACCGAACTGACGGGCGGCCGGTTGCTGGCCGGGTCACTCGCCTTTCACAAACTTCTGACCACGTCTGTATTGAAGCCGGACGCCGACATGGTCGGACTGCTGCTGCCACCTTCCGTCGGCGGAATTCTGGCCAACACGGCACTGACTCTGGCGGGAAAAGTCACCGTCAACCTGAACTACACCCTGACCGAAGACACCATCAATTACTGCATTCGGCTGGCAGGCGTCAAACAGGTGCTGACCAGCCGCCGGTTCCTGGAAAAGAAGCCGCTTAACCTGGACGCTGAACTGATCTATTTGGAAGACATCCGCGAACAGATCAGCGGCGTCGCCAAAGCCGTCGCGATGGCGAAGGCTCGCCTGATGCCCGCCGGAATGCTGGTCGGCAGCATGGGCCTGAACAAAGTCGGCCCCGACGATCTGATGACAATCATTTTCACGTCCGGTTCCACGGGTGAACCCAAGGGAGTGATGCTGTCGAACAACAACATCGTGTCCAACATCGATGGGGTCAACCAGTTGTTGAACCTGACCAGCAACGATGTTCTGCTGGGTGTCCTGCCGTTCTTCCATTCCTTCGGCTTCACCGTGACGATGTGGCTGCCGCTGTGTGCGGAACCAGGTGTTGTGTTCCATTTCAATCCGCTGGACGGGCGGACCGTCGGAAAGCTGTGCGAGAAACACAACGTCACGATCCTGTGCGCGACTCCCACGTTTTTGCGAACTTATCTGAAACGCTGCGAGCTCGATCAGATGAAGTCCGTGAACCTGGCAATTGTTGGCGCCGAAAAAATGCCGCCGGAACTTCGCGATGCCTGGAAGGCGAAGTTCGGCTACGAACCGACCGAAGGCTACGGAACCACGGAACTTTCCCCGGCCGCAGCCTTTAACGTTCCTGACAATCGCATCGGCGACGATCTGCAGGGGACTTCCGGAACCAAAGCCGGAACCGTCGGTCGCGTGCTGCCGGGATGCGCCGCGGCCGTGTTCCATCCGGAGACCGGCGAGCAGCTTTCAACCAACCAGGAAGGACTGATCCGCATCAAGGGGCCCAACGTGATGCTCGGTTACCTGAATCAGCCGGACAAGACCGCGGAAGTTCTGAAGGACGGCTGGTACGACACCGGCGACATCGGCCGGATCGACGACGACGGCTTCATCGAAATCACCGGACGACAAAGCCGGTTTTCCAAAATCGGCGGCGAAATGGTTCCTCACATTCGTATTGAGCAGGAAATCACCCGCATCATCGATGAAGACGACACCGATGAGCCGGAGATACTCTGCGCTGTCACCTCGGTGCCCGACGAAAAAAAGGGTGAGCGGCTTGTCGTGCTGCACAAGCCGATGAGAATCTCGGTCAACGAGATTCTGAACGAACTGAAGAAATCCGACATGCCCAACCTGTGGCTGCCGTCGTCAGACAGCTTTGTGGAAGTCAGCGAACTGCCGCTGCTGGGAACCGGCAAGCTGGATCTGCAGGCCGTCAAACAGAAGGCGCTGGAACGTTTTGTCGCGGCGAAAGAATGA
- a CDS encoding sulfatase, producing the protein MLTFVFRAVFVLAVAGSAVGAAAADRPNIVFFFIDDLGWADLSYAGSDFHETPNIDALAASGTVFTSAYANAPNCAPSRACLLSGKYTPRHGIYTVGDPKRGNDQFRRLEPVENKTMLADDFVTWAEVLQDNGYTLASIGKWHLGADPTTQGFDVNIAGREWGSPSGGGYHSPYKFPNLEQKHPGEYLTDRLTDEAIQFIDDNKAGPFCLYLTHYAVHTPIQAKESLTESFRSKVPGQHQKNARYAAMLASVDESVGRVLAKIDELKLTDSTLVIFFSDNGGFGGATSNRPLRGAKGMLYEGGIRVPLIVRWPGITRPGSRCDEPVIGIDLYPTLTEVSGSMTPDGYQLDGKSLVPLLKDPAASLRRDAIFWHFPAYLQGRGDPAGGPFRTTPAGAIRQGDWKLIEWFETGRLELYNLRNDLGEARDLSESQPEKLAELHAAMQRWRADVSAPIPTMPNPDFDLDAVHRYQRER; encoded by the coding sequence ATGCTGACGTTTGTTTTTCGAGCTGTGTTTGTATTGGCAGTGGCCGGCAGCGCTGTCGGCGCGGCGGCTGCGGATCGGCCCAACATCGTCTTCTTTTTCATCGACGATCTCGGCTGGGCAGATCTGAGCTACGCGGGTTCCGATTTTCACGAGACTCCCAACATCGACGCGCTTGCAGCCAGCGGCACGGTGTTCACCAGTGCCTACGCGAACGCTCCCAATTGCGCTCCCAGTCGCGCGTGCCTGCTGAGCGGCAAATACACGCCGCGCCACGGAATCTACACGGTGGGGGATCCTAAGCGCGGAAACGACCAATTCCGCCGCCTTGAACCGGTCGAAAACAAGACGATGCTGGCGGACGATTTCGTCACGTGGGCGGAAGTCCTGCAGGACAACGGCTACACGCTGGCAAGCATTGGAAAATGGCATCTCGGTGCCGACCCTACAACACAGGGATTCGACGTCAACATCGCCGGACGCGAATGGGGCAGTCCGAGCGGCGGCGGGTACCACAGTCCATACAAGTTTCCGAATCTTGAACAGAAACATCCCGGCGAATACCTCACCGACCGGCTGACCGATGAAGCCATTCAGTTCATCGACGACAACAAGGCAGGTCCATTCTGTCTGTATCTGACGCACTACGCGGTCCACACTCCCATTCAGGCGAAGGAATCCCTGACGGAATCTTTCCGGAGCAAAGTCCCGGGGCAGCACCAAAAGAATGCCAGGTACGCCGCGATGCTCGCCAGCGTGGATGAAAGCGTCGGCCGAGTGTTGGCGAAGATCGACGAACTGAAACTGACTGACAGCACTCTCGTCATCTTCTTTTCGGACAACGGCGGCTTCGGAGGCGCCACGTCAAATCGTCCGCTCCGCGGCGCAAAGGGAATGCTTTACGAAGGCGGCATTCGAGTTCCCCTGATCGTGCGCTGGCCGGGAATCACTCGCCCCGGCAGCCGATGCGACGAACCTGTCATCGGGATCGATCTGTATCCGACGCTGACGGAAGTCTCCGGGTCAATGACGCCGGATGGCTATCAACTTGACGGAAAAAGCCTGGTTCCACTGCTGAAGGATCCGGCAGCATCGCTTCGCCGCGACGCCATCTTCTGGCACTTTCCGGCCTATCTGCAGGGTCGCGGTGACCCCGCCGGAGGTCCCTTCCGAACAACGCCGGCCGGAGCGATCCGCCAGGGCGACTGGAAGCTGATCGAATGGTTCGAAACCGGTCGACTGGAACTTTACAACCTTCGGAACGACCTCGGCGAAGCCCGCGATCTGAGTGAGTCTCAACCCGAAAAACTCGCCGAGTTGCACGCCGCCATGCAGCGCTGGCGAGCCGACGTTTCCGCGCCGATTCCGACGATGCCCAATCCCGATTTTGATCTCGACGCCGTCCACCGTTACCAGCGAGAAAGGTAG
- a CDS encoding DUF1559 domain-containing protein produces MKTRPFQFVARSAGFTIIELLVSIAIIGVLLALLLPAVQYAREAARRTQCCNNLKQIALAFHEHESTFGHFPGNGWGYRWVGDASRGEGQGQPGGWVYQLLPHLEQTALWERGTADSRELTVTPVPVFDCPSRPEQPLTPQFEHDFRNAVYRADVFKTDYAVNEGDFVQDSGEGPASESDSDLAAYNWINRDLVTGISMQRFGVRIAEISDGTSNTYLAGEKYVQADSYSAGGDPGHDQNAFSGADLDNKRWVLRPPVPDGSDVQPDRFGSAHSGGCFMALCDGSVRFLSFSTDAELHSRLGNRQDGHAVAVP; encoded by the coding sequence ATGAAAACTCGACCCTTCCAGTTTGTGGCTCGTTCAGCGGGCTTTACGATCATCGAACTGCTGGTCTCGATAGCGATCATCGGTGTCCTGCTGGCGTTGCTGTTGCCGGCGGTCCAGTACGCCAGAGAGGCCGCCCGCAGGACTCAGTGCTGCAACAACCTGAAACAGATTGCGCTGGCGTTCCATGAACACGAAAGCACGTTCGGACATTTTCCGGGCAACGGCTGGGGATATCGCTGGGTCGGCGATGCGTCTCGCGGTGAGGGTCAGGGCCAGCCCGGCGGATGGGTCTATCAGTTGCTGCCTCATCTGGAGCAGACAGCGCTGTGGGAACGTGGAACGGCGGACTCGCGGGAGCTGACGGTGACTCCTGTGCCCGTGTTCGACTGTCCGTCACGTCCCGAACAGCCCTTAACTCCTCAGTTCGAACACGACTTCCGCAACGCGGTTTACCGCGCCGATGTTTTCAAAACCGACTACGCCGTTAACGAAGGCGACTTTGTGCAGGATTCCGGCGAAGGTCCGGCGAGCGAGTCAGACAGCGACCTGGCCGCATACAACTGGATCAACCGTGATCTGGTCACCGGCATCAGTATGCAGCGCTTTGGTGTCAGAATAGCCGAAATTTCAGACGGCACGTCCAACACCTATCTGGCGGGAGAGAAATACGTTCAGGCCGACAGCTACAGCGCGGGCGGCGATCCCGGACACGACCAGAATGCGTTTTCCGGAGCGGACCTTGACAACAAACGGTGGGTTCTGCGTCCGCCGGTGCCCGATGGATCCGACGTTCAGCCGGATCGTTTTGGCAGCGCTCACAGTGGCGGTTGCTTCATGGCATTGTGCGACGGTTCTGTGCGGTTTTTGTCGTTTTCCACTGACGCTGAGCTTCATTCCCGTTTAGGAAACCGGCAGGACGGTCATGCGGTGGCGGTTCCGTGA
- a CDS encoding DUF1573 domain-containing protein has translation MSIAGNPHVSESRQQPGRFPQAVSRFLFTAVFTGGLVCFVLVLAVVRYGSFAAVRAMASGRSVFLEDDMIDLGEVSPDEIHVVHVPLQNISGDPILITGGTTSCGCAVVTKSFPMEIGSLERATIPVRLASPGSGETFDVTVTLFTSNVDEQPTVTLRGRSAVVAGDPVSLVAIPVPDGSVPPGDSVPVFE, from the coding sequence ATGAGTATCGCTGGCAATCCTCACGTTTCTGAGTCGCGGCAGCAGCCGGGTCGATTCCCGCAAGCGGTTTCGAGGTTCCTGTTCACCGCGGTGTTTACGGGCGGTCTGGTTTGCTTCGTGCTGGTGTTGGCGGTTGTTCGATATGGCTCGTTTGCTGCTGTCCGGGCGATGGCGTCCGGCCGAAGCGTTTTTCTGGAAGACGACATGATCGATCTGGGTGAGGTTTCTCCGGACGAGATCCATGTCGTGCATGTCCCCCTGCAGAACATCAGCGGTGATCCGATTTTGATTACCGGCGGGACAACCTCATGCGGATGCGCGGTGGTGACGAAGTCGTTTCCAATGGAGATTGGTTCGCTTGAGCGAGCGACCATTCCCGTGCGGCTGGCGTCGCCGGGGTCGGGCGAAACATTCGACGTGACGGTGACGCTGTTCACGTCAAACGTCGATGAACAACCGACTGTGACTCTGCGAGGCAGATCGGCAGTCGTAGCGGGGGATCCGGTGAGTTTAGTTGCGATTCCCGTTCCGGACGGCTCGGTGCCGCCCGGTGATTCTGTTCCTGTTTTCGAGTAA